ATAAGACTAACACATTTTCTTTTGAAAAGGCAACGGCTAGAGAGGATGGCTCCGAACCCATCATTTGTTCGTGAAGCAACGGCGTGCTATACCAAGATAAAACAGAAAAACTAGGATCATAAATAGGCATTTCTAAATGACCAGATACCATAGGATCCCCCAGTTCCTGTAACAAATCCTCCATCTCGGTATCACTCAAAGTAAAACCACCAGGCTCGTCTTTTTCGAACCTTTGAAGCTCTTGTAGCCTTTCTGTTGTTAAAATATCTTCTTTATTTTGGCTGAAAAATTGCAAAATATCTTCACTAGCATTTTGTAGATTGGGATCAATTGAAAACATTGGTTGTTCATCTTTTTCTTGAAGTAATTGGATAAGTTCAATTGTTTGCTGGCTCTTAAATTGGTTGATCCTATCCCAATCACTATCTGCCTCTTCTTCATATCGAGGTGTTTGGTTATTGGTTACAGGGTAAGGAGAAAGTTGTAATAAAGTTTCCTTATCTAAGTAATCAATCGCATATAATTGGCTTTCTTGACTTTGGTCGAAGAAAAGTATCGCAAGGCTTCCATTATCAAAAGCGATTAAAGGACGATAGTTCATATCTTCTTCCCCTAATTCCAGATCAATTGTTTGATCATCCTGTTCAATAGTAAAGTTGGGATAGATCATAGTAATTTTAGCTAATTCATCCATTGTCATCCCAAAATTGAATGGTTCAATCTTTTCATCATCTTCCCCGAGATATTTAATACTCGTAATAACTTCATCCTCAGTATTTACTTCCAAAAGTTCATTATCTACTGCATAACGATGAATTGTAAAAGAAAAACCTGAAGGCATGCTTTCTTCTGGCTCACCATATTCTTTCTCAAACTCGTCTAAATCTTGACCGATCCATTCAGCAAATCCTACCGTTTGGATCGGCTCATAATTTAAGTTTGTAGCCGGGGGCTCTCTATTAATCGCTTGGTCCTGTTTATCTTCAGCTGAATCTTGAGGAAACCAAACAGGTTGCATATACAATAAAATAAGAAAAAGAAGAAATAGACCTGCAAATAGAAGTCCTCTTTTTTTCATGGAAATACAACCTTTCTGCTACTTCTCTTCAATTTCAACCAGTAAGTCACCTGATGCAATCGGCTCTCCTTGTGTCACATACACATGTTTAACCTCTCCATCAAAGCCGGCATCGATAGAAGTTTCCATTTTCATAGCTTCAGTAACCATTAAAGTATCTCCTCTTTTAATCCGATCGCCTCTTTTAACAAATATTTCCAAAACTGTACCGGACATGGTAGCTCCAATATGTTCTTTGTTGGTTGGTTCAGCTTTCTTTTTAACAGCGACGCTTGTTTTTATCGAAGTATCTTTCACTTCAATTTCACGGCGTTGACCATTTAAATTGAAAAATAGCGTGCGATTTCCTTCAATGTCTGGTTCACCAATTTCATCCAAACGGATAATTAAGTCCTTGCCTTGTTCAATGGTCACATTTATTTTTTCGCCTTGACGCATGCCATTGAAAAACGTTGGCGTATCTAAAACTTTAATATCTGCATATTGTTCATAAGCTTTACGGTAAGTTAAGAAAACATCAGGGTACATGAGATAACTCAATACTTCGTCCTGATTAGGTGTGTAACCAATCAACGCAGCTAACTCATCTTTTACTTGGTTAAAATCTATAGGATCTGCAAAAGCACCTGGTCGATCGGTATAAGCTGGTCTTCCCTTTAAAATAATTTGCTGTAATTTTTCCGGGAAACCTCCTACAGGTTGACCCAAATCTCCTTGGAAAAGGGAAATAACGGATTCTGGAAAACTAATCGATGTCCCTTTTTCATAAATATCTTCTTCTGACAAATCATTTTGAACCATAAATAAAGCCATATCTCCTACGACTTTGGAAGAAGGTGTCACCTTAACAATATCACCAAACATCATATTCACTTTATGATACATTTCTTTAATTTCATCCCATCGATCAAAAAGTCCCACAGCTTTTGCTTGCTGTTGTAAGTTTGAATATTGACCGCCTGGCATTTCATGCATATAAACTTCTGTTTGTGGGGCATTCATACCACTTTCAAACGGTTCATAATAAGGTCGTACATCTTCCCAATAATGGTTTAATTTTTGTACGTTTTCCACTTGAATATGAGGAACTCGATCATTGTCATCTAAAGCATAATACAAACTACTCATACTTGGTTGGCTTGTGCCACCACTCATCGCGCTCATGGCTACGTCCACAATGTCTACACCTGCACGTACTGCTTCAGAATAAGTCATAATGCCGTTGCCGCTTGTATCATGCGTATGCAAATGGATCGGCAAATCAACGGTATTTTTTAATTCATTAATTAAGCGATAAGCCGCTTGTGGCTTCAATAAACCAGCCATATCTTTAATCGCAATAGTATGAGCACCCAATTGTTCTAACTCTTTAGCCATATCCTTGTAATATTGCACCGAATACTTCGGCCGGCTAGGATCATTGATATCACCTGTATAGCAAATAGCAGCTTCTGCAATTTTACCTGCATCTCTGACTGCTTGGATACTTTTTTCCATTTGTGGCAACCAATTTAAACTATCAAAAATACGAAAAACATCCATCCCCTGTTTAGCCGCTTCATTAATAAAAGCAACTAGTACATTATCGGGGTAATTAGAATAGCCTACCGCATTTGAACCACGGAATAGCATTTGTAATAAAGTGTTTGGCATCATTTTACGCAAAGTACGTAATCTTTCCCAAGGATCTTCTGTCAAAAACCGATAACTTACATCAAAAGTAGCGCCACCCCACATTTCACTAGAAAACAGCTGAGGGATTCCTTTTTCTGTTTGTTGTGCAATTCTTGCTAAGTCATGAGTACGTACACGAGTGGCAAGTAAACTTTGATGTGCATCCCGAAAGGTAGTATCTGTCAAAAGTACTTCATTTTGTTGACGTACCCACTGACTTAATTGGTCTGCGCCTTGGTTGTCCAAAATATTTTTAGGCGTTTGGCCAACTTTTACATCAGTTAAGTCTTCTGGAACACGTGGCGATTCATAAAAAGGCTTTTCTTGCTTTTCAATTCCAGGAAATCCGTTTATTGTGATTTCGCTAATATATTTCATTGTTTTATTTCCACGGTCTCGCGTAAATGAGAACTCGAATAATTCAGGAGTTTGGTCAATGAAAAGCGTCGTCATTTTACCTGAGCGAAATTCTGGATGAGCAATCACATTTTTTAAAAATGGCATATTCGTTTTTACCCCGCGTATCCGAAATTCTTTTATACAGCGCGCCATTTTCGCAATTGCTTGTTCAAATGTAGCAGCATGTGTACATACTTTAACTAATAAAGAGTCAAAGTAAGGAGTAACAACTGCGCCAGCATATGCATTTCCAACATCAAGTCTTACACCAAATCCGCCTGGTGAACGGTAAGTATCAATTTTTCCAGTATCAGGCATAAAATCATTCAATGGATCTTCTGTCGTAATCCGACATTGAATAGCTGCCCCTTTAAAAGTAATTTTTTCTTGTTTAGGCAGTCCAATTTCTTGATGTAGTTCTTTTCCTTGAGCAATTAAAATTTGAGTCCCTACAATGTCTACATCAGTGATCATTTCTGTAATCGTATGTTCTACCTGTACACGCGGATTTACCTCAATAAAGTAAAATTGATCATTTTCAACCAAAAATTCTACTGTTCCAGCATTCACATAACCTACATGTTGCATCAAATGCACAGCTGCTGTGCAAATTTTTTCACGCATTTCATCACTTAAAGAAACACATGGAGCTACTTCAACAACTTTTTGGTGCCTTCTTTGCACAGAACAATCTCGTTCAAATAAATGGATAACATTCCCGAAATTATCTGCCAAAATTTGTACTTCAATATGTTTTGGATTAGCAATATATTTTTCTACATAAATTTCGTCGTTACCAAAAGCGGCTTTGGCTTCACTTTTTGCACGCTCAAAACCCTCTCGAGCTTGCTTTTTATCATAGGCAACTCGCATTCCGCGTCCACCACCGCCTAAAGCAGCTTTTATCATAACTGGATAACCATGCTCATCGGCAAAAGAAACGACTTCATCAGCATCAGCAACAGGACCATCAGAGCCCGGTATTGCTTGAATACCTGCAGCAACAGCAGCTTGTTTGGCTTTAATTTTGTCGCCAAAAATGTCTAGATGATAAGGTTTAGGTCCAATAAAAGTAATACCTTCTTCTTGACATCGAGTCACAAGCTCTAAGTTCTCAGACAAAAAACCATATCCAGGATGAATGGCTTGCGCTCCTGAAAGTTTTGCAATGCGAATGATATCTTCAATATCTAAATAAGCATCAATCGGTTTTTTCCCTTCACCTACTAAGTAAGCTTCGTCTGCTTTAAAACGATGTACCGAGTATTCGTCTTCCTTTGCATAGATTGCAACCGTTTGTATATTTAATTCTACACAAGCACGAAAAACACGTGTAGCTATTTCCCCTCGGTTAGCAACAAGAATCTTATCCATTCAACCACTCCTCACACCTAAATTATATTTAATAATAACCAATTTACGGAAAAGCTGAAAAATAAGCGAAATACTTATTTCCCAGCTTCTTGTTTTTCTAACATAGCTTTTTTCTTTTCATCTGCACTAATATTTAATGCAAAGCCAACACAGACCGAAAACATCATTAAACTAGACCCGCCTTGACTAATAAAAGGAAAAGTAATCCCACTTAACGGGATTATTCCAGTAATACCACCTAAATTAATAAAAATAGAAATTAAAAATAATGCACCAATACCGATGCACATAATTGAATTAAACGGATCTTTTGATCGAATACCGATTAATAAAATGCGTGTAATCATATAAAACAAAACACCTAAAACCAAAATGGCTACAATCAATCCCAGTTCTTCAACTACAATAGCAAATGCATAATCAGTATGCGCAAATTGTAAGAACCCTTTTTTTTGAATACTGTTTCCTAGTCCACGTCCAAATAATCCACCATTAAACAAAGCATAATAACCATGAATCATTTGATGACCATCACCATACTCATCGATAAAAGGATTACGAAATACCGCAAATCGAGAGAGCACATAATCAGGTATGAAATACTTACCTATTGTATTTACGCCAAATATCGCTAAAATACTTCCCAAGATACCGATTAAACCTGTATAAAGAGTATAGATATAATTTACACCACTTGCCAGCAACATAACGATACTAAGTAAAACAATAATTGCTGCATTCCCAAAATCTGGATAAAACAGTAATGCCGAAATAGGCACCAGCATGGTTAGTAGTAAACCTTTAACACTATACATAAAATGATACTGAATTTGGCTTTGTCGTTTCGCTAAGGCTGCAGCAAAAACCCATATCGCAACTACCTTAAAAAACTCTGCCGGCTGAATCGTTCCCATTCCAGGGATTTGTATCCACCCATAAGCACCATTAACAGGACTAAAGGCAAAAGCTAAAAATAGAAAAAAGCAAACAATGAGTAATGCCACAAAAGTAACTTTTACATTTTTCAAAACATTTGTTTTTAATTTATAGATAAAAAAGATTAAAAACAAACTAATAAGCCAAAATACTAATTGAAAGATCGCTTGACGACCTGGATATTGTCCATTTTCTAGCAACACATAAGAAGTAGTACTATAAACCATCATTAAGCCAATAATGGACAAAAATAGATAAGGAATTAAGATCCCCCAATCTATAAAGTGCCTTTTTTTTATCTTATTAGGCAAGTGTTATACCTCCTTGCCTTGCATATTTATTTCATTTTCTTCATAAGCTTGATTATATAACTGATTTAAATCACGCTCAAGATCACCAAGCAATTGCTGGCCTGTTTCATTTGAAATAATTCCCAAACGAATTGAAAAAGAAACCTGTCTAGACAGTCCATACATTTGTGTATCGACTACCTCTTCAAATGCCTTACATTGAAAAATGCAAAAACGATTTTGCTGATTTTTAATTAGCATTTTGATACGATCTGCCTCTTCATAAAGCAAATCTAACGCTAATTCCGGAGAAATAGCTTCCATTAGGATCCCTCCTGTTCTTATGTTTCCCTATTATAGCACAAAATTTTTCCAAGTTGGATATTTGGTTTTAGCAATTTATCATAAATTAAACAATTATTAGACAAAAAAATAAGACTGAAACAAAAAGTCTCAGCCTTACTTTTTCTTATTAAAATTAGTTACTTTTCTTTTGCTTTTTCGCAGCTTTGCCACGTTCGTTCGTATTTAAGATTTGTTTACGTAAACGAACACTTTCA
This region of Tetragenococcus osmophilus genomic DNA includes:
- a CDS encoding pyruvate carboxylase encodes the protein MDKILVANRGEIATRVFRACVELNIQTVAIYAKEDEYSVHRFKADEAYLVGEGKKPIDAYLDIEDIIRIAKLSGAQAIHPGYGFLSENLELVTRCQEEGITFIGPKPYHLDIFGDKIKAKQAAVAAGIQAIPGSDGPVADADEVVSFADEHGYPVMIKAALGGGGRGMRVAYDKKQAREGFERAKSEAKAAFGNDEIYVEKYIANPKHIEVQILADNFGNVIHLFERDCSVQRRHQKVVEVAPCVSLSDEMREKICTAAVHLMQHVGYVNAGTVEFLVENDQFYFIEVNPRVQVEHTITEMITDVDIVGTQILIAQGKELHQEIGLPKQEKITFKGAAIQCRITTEDPLNDFMPDTGKIDTYRSPGGFGVRLDVGNAYAGAVVTPYFDSLLVKVCTHAATFEQAIAKMARCIKEFRIRGVKTNMPFLKNVIAHPEFRSGKMTTLFIDQTPELFEFSFTRDRGNKTMKYISEITINGFPGIEKQEKPFYESPRVPEDLTDVKVGQTPKNILDNQGADQLSQWVRQQNEVLLTDTTFRDAHQSLLATRVRTHDLARIAQQTEKGIPQLFSSEMWGGATFDVSYRFLTEDPWERLRTLRKMMPNTLLQMLFRGSNAVGYSNYPDNVLVAFINEAAKQGMDVFRIFDSLNWLPQMEKSIQAVRDAGKIAEAAICYTGDINDPSRPKYSVQYYKDMAKELEQLGAHTIAIKDMAGLLKPQAAYRLINELKNTVDLPIHLHTHDTSGNGIMTYSEAVRAGVDIVDVAMSAMSGGTSQPSMSSLYYALDDNDRVPHIQVENVQKLNHYWEDVRPYYEPFESGMNAPQTEVYMHEMPGGQYSNLQQQAKAVGLFDRWDEIKEMYHKVNMMFGDIVKVTPSSKVVGDMALFMVQNDLSEEDIYEKGTSISFPESVISLFQGDLGQPVGGFPEKLQQIILKGRPAYTDRPGAFADPIDFNQVKDELAALIGYTPNQDEVLSYLMYPDVFLTYRKAYEQYADIKVLDTPTFFNGMRQGEKINVTIEQGKDLIIRLDEIGEPDIEGNRTLFFNLNGQRREIEVKDTSIKTSVAVKKKAEPTNKEHIGATMSGTVLEIFVKRGDRIKRGDTLMVTEAMKMETSIDAGFDGEVKHVYVTQGEPIASGDLLVEIEEK
- a CDS encoding YlaN family protein; this translates as MEAISPELALDLLYEEADRIKMLIKNQQNRFCIFQCKAFEEVVDTQMYGLSRQVSFSIRLGIISNETGQQLLGDLERDLNQLYNQAYEENEINMQGKEV
- a CDS encoding CAP-associated domain-containing protein; the protein is MKKRGLLFAGLFLLFLILLYMQPVWFPQDSAEDKQDQAINREPPATNLNYEPIQTVGFAEWIGQDLDEFEKEYGEPEESMPSGFSFTIHRYAVDNELLEVNTEDEVITSIKYLGEDDEKIEPFNFGMTMDELAKITMIYPNFTIEQDDQTIDLELGEEDMNYRPLIAFDNGSLAILFFDQSQESQLYAIDYLDKETLLQLSPYPVTNNQTPRYEEEADSDWDRINQFKSQQTIELIQLLQEKDEQPMFSIDPNLQNASEDILQFFSQNKEDILTTERLQELQRFEKDEPGGFTLSDTEMEDLLQELGDPMVSGHLEMPIYDPSFSVLSWYSTPLLHEQMMGSEPSSLAVAFSKENVLVLWKEIEQAEESNSN
- a CDS encoding FtsW/RodA/SpoVE family cell cycle protein; the protein is MPNKIKKRHFIDWGILIPYLFLSIIGLMMVYSTTSYVLLENGQYPGRQAIFQLVFWLISLFLIFFIYKLKTNVLKNVKVTFVALLIVCFFLFLAFAFSPVNGAYGWIQIPGMGTIQPAEFFKVVAIWVFAAALAKRQSQIQYHFMYSVKGLLLTMLVPISALLFYPDFGNAAIIVLLSIVMLLASGVNYIYTLYTGLIGILGSILAIFGVNTIGKYFIPDYVLSRFAVFRNPFIDEYGDGHQMIHGYYALFNGGLFGRGLGNSIQKKGFLQFAHTDYAFAIVVEELGLIVAILVLGVLFYMITRILLIGIRSKDPFNSIMCIGIGALFLISIFINLGGITGIIPLSGITFPFISQGGSSLMMFSVCVGFALNISADEKKKAMLEKQEAGK